A genomic region of Denticeps clupeoides chromosome 17, fDenClu1.1, whole genome shotgun sequence contains the following coding sequences:
- the nudt4a gene encoding nudix (nucleoside diphosphate linked moiety X)-type motif 4a isoform X1 produces MMKFKPNQTRTYDCEGFKKRAACLCFKNDREDEVLLVSSSRHPDQWIVPGGGMEPEEEPCGAAVREVYEEAGVRGTLGRLLGVFEQNLDSKHRTYVYVLTVTETLEDWEDSVNIGRKRKWFKIDEAITVLQSHKPVHAEYLRKLTPRCGPANGNSQEPVAPDDNTSQNVGPLQSCGLPHMGR; encoded by the exons ATGATGAAGTTTAAGCCCAACCAGACGAGGACGTACGACTGCGAAGGCTTCAAAAAGCGCGCAGCGTGTCTGTGCTTTAAAAACGACCGGGAGGACGAG GTGCTTCTAGTAAGCAGCAGTCGGCACCCAGACCAGTGGATCGTTCCAGGAGGGGGAATGGAGCCTGAGGAAGAGCCCTGTGGAGCTGCTGTGAGGGAGGTCTATGAGGAG GCTGGAGTAAGGGGTACCCTTGGGAGACTGCTGGGGGTGTTTGAG CAGAATCTGGACAGCAAACACAGGACGTATGTGTATGTCCTTACCGTGACTGAGACCCTTGAGGACTGGGAAGACTCTGTCAACATTG gTCGGAAAAGAAAGTGGTTTAAGATTGATGAAGCAATTACGGTGCTCCAATCTCACAAACCGGTACACGCGGAGTACCTTCGCAAGCTCACTCCCCGATGTGGCCCTGCTAATGGCAACTCGCAGGAGCCTGTCGCCCCTGATGACAACACCTCCCAAAATGTTGGCCCTCTGCAGAGTTGTGGCTTGCCCCACATGGGCAGATAG
- the nudt4a gene encoding nudix (nucleoside diphosphate linked moiety X)-type motif 4a isoform X2, producing MMKFKPNQTRTYDCEGFKKRAACLCFKNDREDEVLLVSSSRHPDQWIVPGGGMEPEEEPCGAAVREVYEEAGVRGTLGRLLGVFENLDSKHRTYVYVLTVTETLEDWEDSVNIGRKRKWFKIDEAITVLQSHKPVHAEYLRKLTPRCGPANGNSQEPVAPDDNTSQNVGPLQSCGLPHMGR from the exons ATGATGAAGTTTAAGCCCAACCAGACGAGGACGTACGACTGCGAAGGCTTCAAAAAGCGCGCAGCGTGTCTGTGCTTTAAAAACGACCGGGAGGACGAG GTGCTTCTAGTAAGCAGCAGTCGGCACCCAGACCAGTGGATCGTTCCAGGAGGGGGAATGGAGCCTGAGGAAGAGCCCTGTGGAGCTGCTGTGAGGGAGGTCTATGAGGAG GCTGGAGTAAGGGGTACCCTTGGGAGACTGCTGGGGGTGTTTGAG AATCTGGACAGCAAACACAGGACGTATGTGTATGTCCTTACCGTGACTGAGACCCTTGAGGACTGGGAAGACTCTGTCAACATTG gTCGGAAAAGAAAGTGGTTTAAGATTGATGAAGCAATTACGGTGCTCCAATCTCACAAACCGGTACACGCGGAGTACCTTCGCAAGCTCACTCCCCGATGTGGCCCTGCTAATGGCAACTCGCAGGAGCCTGTCGCCCCTGATGACAACACCTCCCAAAATGTTGGCCCTCTGCAGAGTTGTGGCTTGCCCCACATGGGCAGATAG